CGGGACATGCTGTCGGCCTCAGTTTCTCCGTCGGCGCCGACGTTCGTCCGCTCCCGCGCAGCCTCTCGAACATCTTCAGCGAGTACACCGAGGATCTGGGGTATCCGCAGCCGTCCAGTGGTGATCTCACCCCATGGGCACAGCAGGGCGTCATGCTGCTCAACAGAGTTCTGACGGTGACGCCCGGCGCTCCGGCGTCGCACCGCGGCAAGGGCTGGGAGGCGGTGACGGAGTGCGCCATCCGGGCGCTCGTGGCGCGCGAGCAGCCGATGGTGGCGGTGCTGTGGGGCCGTGATGCATCGACGCTGAAACCGCTCCTCGCCGAAGGTGACTGCGCCACGATCGAATCGCCGCATCCGTCGCCGCTGTCGGCGTCGCGAGGATTCTTCGGGTCACGCCCGTTCAGCCGCGCCAACGAGCTGCTGCAGCAGAAAGGCGCCGATCCGATCGACTGGCGGCTGCCCTGAGCCGATCAGGGCATCGGCACTGCCGGTGGGGCGGGAATCGCCGGCGGTGCGGGGACCGGCGGCGGCGACGGGATGCCCGGAGACGGGATCTGGACGGTCACGTCCCCGTTGCCATCGGTCGGGCCTGGACCTGGCATCTCAGCCGAAGGTGAGGCGGGTCCCGGTGATACCGGGGTTTCGATGACAGTGGTCTCGGTGTGGGTCGCCGGACCTTCCGAGGTCACCGGAGCCTCCGTCGTCGTGGGGGTCTCCGAGGTGGTGGTGTTGTCATCGGAACCGGTGCCGCCGCATGCGGACAGCGCAAGACCGACCGCAACAGCGGCCGCAAATGCACTAAGCGGTGAATGTGATGCGCGACATGAGGTCATGACGGCAGGTGATACCCCGCCGTGCCCTCAGGTAAACAAGAACGTCGCGCACCCCGATCAGGCGCGCAAGATCAGCCGCGCGAGACCTTGCCGGCCTTGATGCAGGAGGTGCAGGCGTTCACGCGCTGCTTGTTGCCACCCGGGCGTGCCACGGCACGCACCGACTGGATGTTCGGATCCCAGCGCCGGCTGGTCCGCCGATGCGAGTGCGACACCGACTTGCCGAAGCCCGGGGCCTTTCCGCAGATATCGCACACGGCAGCCATATCAACAACTCCTCGAAATCAGTTCTTTGGGGGGTCTGGGCCCGCTCGCCGCAAACGGCGGGGCTCGACCCGACAACCTGATCAGGATACCGGGAGGCCAGAGGATCGCCAAAACGGCCTGTGAACACACCCCAGGTTGTCCACAGCCGGTGGTGCTCTGATCAGCTTTGTCGCGGTCACTGGATAGGCTGGCGGCCACGGCGATGACTGCGCTGCACGGGGGCTCTGTGCGGGATCTGATGGGGATTGGGAGGTCCGATGTCGGCTCGGCGGTTGGATGCCACCGCTCTGCGGGCCTGGGCCCATACCGCTGTCGACGAGCTGATCGTCCACACCGACGAGATCAACCGACTCAATGTGTTCCCGGTGGCCGATGCCGACACCGGCACGAACATGCTCTTCACCATGCGTTCGGCGTGGGCGCACGTGGATGCCGAACCGGCGGCTGCCGACGTCACGGCGGTGGCGGGTGCACTGGCGGCCGGAGCGCTGCAGGGGGCCCGCGGCAACTCCGGGGTGATCTTGTCGCAGATCCTGCTCGGTCTGGCAGAGGCCATCACGGCCGCGGCGGCCCAGCGGGACGGTTTTCTCGATGCTGTGGACGGCGCGCTGTTCGCTACCTCGCTGCGCCACGCCTCCGTCCTTGCCGTCACCTCGATGGGCGGCGAGCCGGTCCCGGGGACGATCGTGTCCGTGTTGCAGGCCGCTGCCGAAGCCGGCGAACGCTGCGCCGTCGCCGGCGGTGACGTCGCCGAGGTTGCCGCCGCTGCGGGGGACGCGGCAGCGACGGCGCTGGACCGCACGCCGGAGCAACTCGACGTGCTGGCCAAGGCCGGCGTGGTCGATTCCGGTGGTCGCGGCCTGCTCGTGCTGCTCGACGCCATGACGGCCACATTGGCCGGCCATGCACCGCGCAGGCCGGTCTACACCCCGGCAGCGCCACAGACCGCGCTGGCCGATGCAGCGGCACCGCCGCAGTTCGAGGTCATGTACCTGCTGAGCGGGTGCGGCGCGCCCGCTGTCGAAGGGCTGCGCGCCGCGCTCGAGCAGATGGGCGAGTCGGTGGCCATCGCGGCATCGGGCAGCGAGCAGTACTCCGTCCACGTGCATGTCGACGACGCCGGCGCAGCGGTGGAGGCCGGCCTCGCCGTCGGGACGCTGAACCGCATTCAGATCACCGCGTTGACCGTCGGTCCGGGGGTGAGGACTGCCGGCGGGTGGGCTCGCGAGCGCGCGGTTCTGGCCGTCGTCGACGGGGACGGCGGTGTGGAACTGTTCGCCGGTGAGGGCGCCCATGTGTTGCGGCCCGAAGCCGGTGAGCCGGTCAACGCCCAGCAGTTGTTGCGGGCCCTGATCGATGTGGGCGCGGCCCAGGTGATGGTGTTGCCCAACGGATACGTCGCCGCCGAGGAACTGGTGGCCGGGTGCACGGCCGCGATCGGCTGGGGGATCGACGTGGTGCCGGTACCGGCCGGTTCGATGGTGCAGGGTTTGGCGGCGCTGGCTGTCCACGACGAGGGCCGACAGGCCGTCGACGACGGGTACACCATGGCGCGCGCGGCCGCGGGGGCGCGCCACGGCGCCGTGCGGATCGCCACCGAGGAGGCATTGACGTGGGCGGGCGCCTGCAAGCCGGGCGACGGTCTGGGCATATCGGGCGACGAGGTGCTGATCGTCGGACCCGACATCACCGCGGCCGCCATCGGGCTGATCGACCTGATGTTGGTGGCCGGCGGTGAGCTGATCACCGTGCTGACCGGTGACGGGGTCGACGATGCCGTCGGGAAGGCGCTGCAGGCCCACGTGCACCGCGAGCACCTCGGCGCCGAGTTGGTGACGTATCACACCGGCCACCGGGGTGACGCCCTGCTGATCGGAGTGGAGTAGTGGTCAAGCTCAGCGATCGTCTCGAGTTCGTGATCGGAAAGAAGAACGCGGACAAGCTGAATGCCAATTTCGGGCTTCGCACGGTCAATGATCTGCTGCGGCACTACCCACGCAAATACAGCGACGGTATGACGGTGCGGGAGGAGGGTGAGGCGCTCGACCTGGAAGAGGGGGAGCACGTCACCTTCATCGACGTTGTGACCAAGGCCGAGATCGGCGAGATGCGGTCGACGGTCCGAACCAAATCGGGGGGAACCAGGCGGGCCAAATATCTGCGGGTGGCGCTGGGGGACCATCGGCCCGCGGTGACGGCGACCTTCTTCAATGCCGGCTGGATGGCCGACAAGGTGGAGAAAGGCACCCGCCTGATGCTGTCCGGCGAGGTCAAGTACTTCCGTAACAACCTGCAGTTGAACCATCCGGCTTTCTTGGTGCTCAACCCGCCGCCGGGCAAGCAGATCGGCACCAAGTCGCTGACCACCATCGCGTCGGCATCGGGCGCCAGCGGCGAGGAGATGCTGGCCGCGTTCGAACGTGACTTCTTCCCGATCTACCCGGCATCGTCCAAGATTCAGAGCTGGGACATCTACGCGTGTGTGCGCCAGACCCTCGACCTGCTCGACCCGGTGCCGGACCCGTTGCCGGAAGACTTTGTCCGCCAACACAACCTGATGTCCGAGGATGAAGCCCTGCGGGCCATCCACCTGGCCGAGAACGCCACACAGCGAGAGCGTGCCAGCGAACGGCTGACCTACGACGAAGCAATCGGACTGCAATGGGGGCTGGTGGCCCGCCGCTACAGCGAGCTGAGTGAATCCGGTCCCGCCGCACCGCGAATCGACGATGGGCTGGCGGCGGCGATGCGTGGTCGGCTGCCGTTCGAGCTGACCACCGGACAAGCCGAGGTGCTGGAGGTGATCTCTGACGAGCTGGCCTCGACGCGGCCGATGAACCGGATGTTGCAGGGCGAGGTCGGCTCGGGCAAGACCATCGTGTCGGTGCTGGCGATGCTGCAGATGGTCGACGCCGGCTATCAGTGCGCTCTGCTGGCGCCCACCGAAGTGCTTGCCGTCCAGCATGCCCGCTCCATCCGCGACGTGCTGGGGCCGCTGGCCATGGCGGGCCAACTCGGTGGCGTCGAGTCGGCCACCGGGGTCGCGCTGCTCACCGGGTCGATGACGGTGCCGCAGAAGCGCGCGGTGCGCAACGAGGTGGCGTCTGGTCAGGCGGGCATAGTTGTCGGCACGCACGCAGTGCTGCAGGAGGCGGTCGAGTTTCACAACCTGGGCATGGTGGTCGTCGACGAGCAGCATCGGTTCGGGGTGGAGCAGCGGGATACACTGCGCGCCAAGGCACGTGATGGACTCACCCCCCACTTGCTGGTGATGACGGCCACCCCGATTCCACGCACCGTCGCGCTCACGGTATACGGCGATCTGGAGACCTCGACACTGCGCGAGCTGCCCCGGGGTCGCCAGCCCATCACCACCAACACGATCTTCATCTCGCAGAAGCCGTCCTGGCTGGACCGGGCATGGGCCCGGATCCGCGAGGAGGTGGCGGCGGGTCGTCAGGCCTATGTGGTCGCCTCACGCATCGACGAGTCCGACAAACCCGGCGACAACAGCCAAGGGCGCGGCGGCCCACCGCCGATCACGGTGGTCGATCTCTTCGACAAGCTCAGCGCAGGCCCATTGTCGGGGCTGCGGCTCGGCCTCATGCACGGCCGGCTGTCCGGTGACGAGAAGGACGCGGTGATGGGCCTGTTCCGGGCCGGGGAGATCGACGTGCTGGTGTGCACCACCGTGATCGAGGTCGGCGTCGACGTGCCGAACTCCACCATGATGGTGGTGATGGATGCCGACCGCTTCGGCATCAGCCAGCTTCATCAACTCCGCGGCCGGATCGGCCGCGGACAACACCCCAGTCTGTGCCTGCTGGCCACTCGCCTGCCGGAGACATCAAAGGCCGGTGAACGGATCAAGGCCGTTGCGGCGACCCTGGACGGATTCGCCCTGGCAGATCTGGATCTCGACGAGCGGCGCGAGGGAGATGTGCTGGGCCTCAACCAGTCCGGTCGCACCATCAACCTGCGCTTCCTGTCCCTGCGAGAGCATCTCGAGGTGATCCAGGAGGCTCGGGCGTTCTGCGAACAGCGTTACGCGCACAGCCCCCACGATCCCGGAATGGATCTGCTGGCAGCACAATTCGTCAATACCGACCGCGTCGAGTACCTGGACAAGGCGTGACACGCCGGGGCCTGTGGTGGCTCGCCGCCGTCGTCGCCCTCGCGGTGATCGTCGCCGTCCAGGTGAGTTGGTCGACGCAACGTTCGGGCCGCTTCACCGCCCAGGCGCAACCGCCCAGCGTCGCCGCCGGGGTTGACCTGCTGGCCGGAGTACCTGAGGTGCCGGAGCGGTTGCGCGGCAACGACTATCGCCGTGCGGCGTTCGGTGAGTCATGGGACGACGACAACAGCGCGCCCGGTGGTCACAACGGCTGCGACACCCGCAACGACATCCTCAACCGGGACCTCGTCGACAAGACCTTCGTCGCGATCAAGCGGTGCCCTACCGCGGTGGCGACCGGCACGTTGCACGACCCGTACACCAATGCGGTGGTGTCGTTCGTGCGCGGCAACCAGACGGGTGCCGCGGTGCAGATCGACCACATCGTGCCGTTGGCGTTGGCATGGGATCTGGGCGCCCGCGGCTGGCCCGACGAGTTGCGGCTTCGGTTCGCCAACGACCCGGCCAATCTGCTGGCGGTCGCCGGCAAGCCCAATCAGGACAAGGGCGACCAGGAACCAGCCCGTTGGATGCCTCCCAACCGGGCGTTCTGGTGTCAGTACGCGGTGCAGTTCGTCGAGGTGCTGCGCGGCTACGCGCTACCGATCGACACGGCATCGGCAGGCGTGCTGCGCGAGGCGGCGGGGACTTGTCCGACGGGTTGATTCAGGTTCGGGCTAGCCCGTGAAGGTCGCCGGGTCGGGCCGGAACCGGGTGCCGTCGTCGAGCCCGTTGAGGCTGTCCATCTGCTCGCTCGTCAGCTGGAAACCGAACACGTCGAAATTGGACGCGATCCGCTCGGCGTTGGTCGACCGGAAGATCACGCTGTTGCCCAATTGGATGCTCCAGCGGATGAGTACCTGTGCGGGAGTCCGTCCGTGCGCGTCGGCGATGGCGGTGACGCGCGGGTTGTCGAGAAGGTTGCCGACGCCGAGTGGGCTGTAGGCCTGTGTGGCAAC
The window above is part of the Mycolicibacterium fortuitum subsp. fortuitum genome. Proteins encoded here:
- the recG gene encoding ATP-dependent DNA helicase RecG; translated protein: MVKLSDRLEFVIGKKNADKLNANFGLRTVNDLLRHYPRKYSDGMTVREEGEALDLEEGEHVTFIDVVTKAEIGEMRSTVRTKSGGTRRAKYLRVALGDHRPAVTATFFNAGWMADKVEKGTRLMLSGEVKYFRNNLQLNHPAFLVLNPPPGKQIGTKSLTTIASASGASGEEMLAAFERDFFPIYPASSKIQSWDIYACVRQTLDLLDPVPDPLPEDFVRQHNLMSEDEALRAIHLAENATQRERASERLTYDEAIGLQWGLVARRYSELSESGPAAPRIDDGLAAAMRGRLPFELTTGQAEVLEVISDELASTRPMNRMLQGEVGSGKTIVSVLAMLQMVDAGYQCALLAPTEVLAVQHARSIRDVLGPLAMAGQLGGVESATGVALLTGSMTVPQKRAVRNEVASGQAGIVVGTHAVLQEAVEFHNLGMVVVDEQHRFGVEQRDTLRAKARDGLTPHLLVMTATPIPRTVALTVYGDLETSTLRELPRGRQPITTNTIFISQKPSWLDRAWARIREEVAAGRQAYVVASRIDESDKPGDNSQGRGGPPPITVVDLFDKLSAGPLSGLRLGLMHGRLSGDEKDAVMGLFRAGEIDVLVCTTVIEVGVDVPNSTMMVVMDADRFGISQLHQLRGRIGRGQHPSLCLLATRLPETSKAGERIKAVAATLDGFALADLDLDERREGDVLGLNQSGRTINLRFLSLREHLEVIQEARAFCEQRYAHSPHDPGMDLLAAQFVNTDRVEYLDKA
- a CDS encoding uracil-DNA glycosylase, which gives rise to MTTDASSNATGARPLTELVEDGWARALKPVETHVAQMGEFLRDELSAGRRYLPSGQNILRAFTFPFERVRVLIVGQDPYPTPGHAVGLSFSVGADVRPLPRSLSNIFSEYTEDLGYPQPSSGDLTPWAQQGVMLLNRVLTVTPGAPASHRGKGWEAVTECAIRALVAREQPMVAVLWGRDASTLKPLLAEGDCATIESPHPSPLSASRGFFGSRPFSRANELLQQKGADPIDWRLP
- a CDS encoding HNH endonuclease family protein — translated: MTRRGLWWLAAVVALAVIVAVQVSWSTQRSGRFTAQAQPPSVAAGVDLLAGVPEVPERLRGNDYRRAAFGESWDDDNSAPGGHNGCDTRNDILNRDLVDKTFVAIKRCPTAVATGTLHDPYTNAVVSFVRGNQTGAAVQIDHIVPLALAWDLGARGWPDELRLRFANDPANLLAVAGKPNQDKGDQEPARWMPPNRAFWCQYAVQFVEVLRGYALPIDTASAGVLREAAGTCPTG
- a CDS encoding DAK2 domain-containing protein — protein: MSARRLDATALRAWAHTAVDELIVHTDEINRLNVFPVADADTGTNMLFTMRSAWAHVDAEPAAADVTAVAGALAAGALQGARGNSGVILSQILLGLAEAITAAAAQRDGFLDAVDGALFATSLRHASVLAVTSMGGEPVPGTIVSVLQAAAEAGERCAVAGGDVAEVAAAAGDAAATALDRTPEQLDVLAKAGVVDSGGRGLLVLLDAMTATLAGHAPRRPVYTPAAPQTALADAAAPPQFEVMYLLSGCGAPAVEGLRAALEQMGESVAIAASGSEQYSVHVHVDDAGAAVEAGLAVGTLNRIQITALTVGPGVRTAGGWARERAVLAVVDGDGGVELFAGEGAHVLRPEAGEPVNAQQLLRALIDVGAAQVMVLPNGYVAAEELVAGCTAAIGWGIDVVPVPAGSMVQGLAALAVHDEGRQAVDDGYTMARAAAGARHGAVRIATEEALTWAGACKPGDGLGISGDEVLIVGPDITAAAIGLIDLMLVAGGELITVLTGDGVDDAVGKALQAHVHREHLGAELVTYHTGHRGDALLIGVE
- the rpmB gene encoding 50S ribosomal protein L28 — translated: MAAVCDICGKAPGFGKSVSHSHRRTSRRWDPNIQSVRAVARPGGNKQRVNACTSCIKAGKVSRG